A genomic region of Nicotiana tomentosiformis unplaced genomic scaffold, ASM39032v3 Un00209, whole genome shotgun sequence contains the following coding sequences:
- the LOC138903949 gene encoding uncharacterized protein: protein MEHPNAKRPDNIMAYEAAISTCGKLSQFVWEGIYTYKFILLWLSHLPIRCNLDEAKVSHELLCSMMETSEKKIIGPQGSYIPKIIADFAEVLWAGKNLATEETIRRMINLLNKFQREHQPSVLSNIYATLPLPHQSMLRTVLSTI, encoded by the exons ATGGAGCATCCTAATGCAAAACGACCAGATAACATCATGGCTTATGAGGCTGCCATTTCTACCTGTGGGAAGTTAAGCCAGTTTGTCTGGGAAGGCATTTACACCTATAAG TTTATCTTGCTTTGGCTAAGCCACTTACCAATAAGGTGTAACTTGGATGAGGCTAAAGTCAGTCACGAACTGCTTTGTTCGATGATGGAAAC GTCAGAGAAGAAAATTATTGGCCCTCAAGGATCTTATATACCGAAAATAATAGCAGATTTTGCTGAG GTTTTATGGGCAGGGAAAAATTTAGCAACAGAAGAAACTATCAGGCGAATGATCAATCTATTGAACAAGTTCCAAAGGGAACATCAGCCTTCTGTCCTGTCCAACATATATGCAACATTACCTTTACCACATCAAAGCATGTTGCGCACTGTCTTGTCAACCATATAA